Proteins from a genomic interval of Quercus lobata isolate SW786 chromosome 11, ValleyOak3.0 Primary Assembly, whole genome shotgun sequence:
- the LOC115967383 gene encoding phytosulfokine receptor 1-like: protein MGFRGFCLYLVLLALSLEPQNLKSEELTCNPNDLRALAGFSNCLESAIAGWNSTVSPDCCTWSGITCDNSTVSGRRVVGLELGSKKLEGKICGSLAGLSQLRVLNLSHNFLQGSLPDELFSLPYIEIIDLSNNAFAGSINNKGMCTISTRIQVLNFSNNHFSGQLPKDLANCTFLNHLSFDGNSLSGSLPGTLFQLKNLSELNLQGNRISGPLSNGIGNLSNLVKLDISSNLFSGVLPDIFGSLARLEHFSAMSNSFTGHLPNSLVNSPSLQMLNLNNNSLSGPINLNCSAMKNLVSLGLGSNLFLGPIPDGLSSCRGLKALNLARNNLGGELPNNFKNLKSLTQLSLSNTSLSNILSALRILQHCRNLSMLVLTRNFLDEQIPNDVSLEFKNLNSLILANCQLRGPIPQWLSRCHKLQFLDLSWNHLGGNIPSWFGKFDSLFYLDFSNNSFKGEIPKSLTELQSLIIGNITIEEPVSSFQLYAAR, encoded by the coding sequence ATGGGCTTTCGAGGTTTCTGTTTATACTTGGTTTTATTGGCTCTCAGTTTGGAGCCACAGAACCTGAAATCTGAGGAACTGACATGCAATCCAAATGACTTGAGAGCCTTGGCTGGTTTCTCCAATTGTTTAGAGTCGGCAATTGCTGGGTGGAACAGCACTGTATCTCCTGATTGCTGCACTTGGTCTGGAATCACTTGTGATAATTCCACTGTTTCGGGAAGAAGGGTGGTTGGCTTGGAACTTGGCAGCAAAAAACTTGAAGGGAAGATTTGTGGATCCCTGGCAGGCTTGAGTCAATTGAGAGTTCTAAACCTCTCTCATAATTTCCTTCAGGGGTCACTTCCTGATGAGTTGTTTAGTCTGCCATACATAGAGATCATAGACTTAAGCAACAATGCTTTTGCTGGGTCCATCAACAACAAAGGTATGTGTACAATATCTACAAGAATTCAAGTGCTTAATTTCTCTAATAACCATTTTTCTGGACAACTTCCAAAAGATTTAGCAAATTGTACTTTCCTAAATCATCTCTCTTTTGATGGGAATAGTTTATCAGGGAGTTTGCCCGGAACTCTCTTCCAGCTAAAAAATCTTAGTGAACTGAATCTTCAGGGTAATAGGATATCTGGACCATTGAGTAATGGAATTGGTAACCTCTCTAACCTTGTCAAACTGGATATCTCCTCTAATTTGTTTTCTGGAGTTCTTCCAGACATTTTTGGGAGCCTTGCAAGGCTTGAGCACTTCTCAGCCATGTCAAATTCATTCACTGGTCATTTGCCTAATTCGCTGGTAAACTCTCCATCACTTCAAATGTTGAATTTGAACAACAACTCTCTAAGTGGTCCAATCAATCTCAACTGTTCTGCAATGAAAAATCTTGTCTCCCTAGGCCTTGGTAGTAACCTATTCCTTGGTCCAATTCCTGATGGTCTTTCCTCCTGCAGAGGATTGAAAGCACTCAATCTTGCCCGCAACAACCTCGGCGGTGAACTCCCTAATAACTTCAAGAATTTGAAGTCTCTAACACAGCTCTCACTGTCAAACACTAGCCTTAGTAATATATTATCAGCTCTTAGGATTCTACAACATTGTAGGAATTTAAGTATGTTGGTACTTACAAGGAACTTTCTTGATGAACAAATTCCAAATGATGTGAGTCTGGAATTCAAAAACCTCAACAGTCTAATTCTTGCCAATTGTCAACTCAGAGGTCCAATCCCACAATGGTTGAGTCGTTGTCACAAGTTGCAGTTTTTGGATTTGTCTTGGAATCATTTGGGGGGAAACATACCATCATGGTTCGGAAAGTTTGATTCTCTCTTTTACTTGGATTTTtctaataattctttcaaaggTGAGATACCAAAGAGCTTGACTGAACTACAAAGCCTCATAATTGGGAATATCACAATAGAAGAGCCTGTCTCAAGCTTTCAACTTTACGCTGCTCGATAA